A DNA window from Leptolyngbya sp. KIOST-1 contains the following coding sequences:
- a CDS encoding N-acetylmuramoyl-L-alanine amidase, whose protein sequence is MVSIAGVCLLGSLPAKASARLQAWQFDPGQNRLVFTTESSVEPQVSLWPSHQLVIDLPGIVSNDALGDQFIGGTVQAVRVIQADAHTTRLVLDLSPDYNLDPKQVKVWGMTAQQWVVQLPGSLGAIAGGDFPNSPLTIPDLSKAATLRPLTTVGAEPLPPLISRNQVNPAAVRATATVLRGVQATAEGFFIPTAGAAPQVQVYRTRDANQARQIVIDLLDAAIAQGLSAEALPQGRYGVHRWSLTQFATAPPAVRVTLTLDGYSPDWQITPLANGGIWLTPIGVAPSQIAAPPTTVVLPVINSAAAPAPVHHAVAPPAVASPAPQPVVTAQRPNRGQVLVMLDPGHGGADPGAVGIGGLQEKGVVLAVAQHTAAALQAQGIAVQMTRQSDQTVDLQPRATMAEAARATVFVSIHANAISMQRSEVNGLETYYYSEAGRVLATALQNQVLSTLAMNDRGVRQARFLVLRRTSMPSALIEIGFVTGAIDAPKLRDPRWQAQMGQAIAQGIVNYLNGRP, encoded by the coding sequence GTGGTCAGTATAGCCGGGGTGTGTCTGTTGGGCAGCCTGCCGGCAAAAGCCAGCGCGCGGCTCCAGGCCTGGCAGTTTGACCCCGGCCAGAACCGCCTTGTCTTCACCACCGAGAGCAGCGTAGAGCCACAGGTCAGCCTGTGGCCTAGCCATCAGCTGGTCATTGATCTGCCCGGTATCGTGTCAAATGATGCCCTGGGCGATCAGTTCATTGGCGGTACGGTGCAGGCGGTACGGGTGATTCAGGCCGACGCCCACACCACCCGCCTGGTGCTGGATCTCAGCCCCGATTACAACCTGGACCCCAAGCAGGTCAAAGTGTGGGGTATGACCGCCCAACAGTGGGTTGTCCAGCTGCCGGGTAGCCTTGGCGCGATCGCCGGTGGAGACTTTCCCAACAGTCCATTGACCATTCCCGATCTCTCGAAGGCGGCGACCCTGCGCCCCTTAACAACCGTAGGGGCCGAGCCGCTGCCGCCCTTGATCAGCCGCAATCAGGTCAACCCGGCAGCGGTCAGGGCCACGGCCACGGTGCTGCGAGGGGTTCAGGCGACCGCCGAGGGGTTTTTCATCCCCACGGCTGGAGCGGCCCCCCAGGTGCAGGTCTACCGCACCCGCGATGCCAACCAGGCGCGACAAATTGTGATCGATCTGCTGGATGCGGCGATCGCCCAGGGGCTGTCCGCCGAGGCCCTGCCCCAGGGGCGCTACGGGGTTCACCGCTGGAGCCTGACTCAGTTTGCCACCGCGCCCCCCGCCGTGCGCGTTACCCTGACCCTGGACGGGTATAGCCCCGACTGGCAGATTACGCCCCTGGCCAATGGCGGCATTTGGCTGACCCCCATCGGCGTTGCCCCCAGCCAGATTGCCGCACCGCCCACAACGGTAGTGCTGCCGGTGATCAACTCAGCGGCAGCACCAGCGCCCGTGCACCACGCCGTAGCACCTCCGGCGGTGGCGAGTCCAGCCCCTCAGCCGGTAGTCACAGCCCAGCGGCCCAACCGGGGCCAAGTGCTGGTCATGCTCGACCCCGGCCACGGTGGGGCCGACCCTGGGGCCGTTGGCATTGGCGGTCTGCAGGAAAAAGGCGTGGTGCTGGCGGTGGCCCAGCATACGGCGGCGGCGCTTCAGGCTCAGGGCATCGCGGTACAGATGACGCGCCAGAGCGATCAAACGGTGGATTTGCAGCCCCGGGCCACTATGGCTGAGGCCGCCCGAGCGACGGTCTTTGTCAGCATTCACGCCAACGCGATCAGCATGCAGCGCTCGGAGGTCAACGGTTTGGAGACCTACTACTACTCGGAGGCGGGGCGGGTGCTGGCCACCGCCCTACAAAATCAGGTCTTGAGTACCCTGGCCATGAACGATCGCGGCGTGCGCCAGGCCCGGTTTTTAGTGCTGCGGCGGACCTCTATGCCCTCAGCCCTGATCGAAATTGGCTTTGTCACCGGGGCCATCGATGCACCCAAGCTGCGCGACCCCCGCTGGCAGGCCCAGATGGGCCAGGCGATCGCCCAGGGGATTGTCAACTACCTAAACGGTCGCCCCTAG